A part of Larkinella insperata genomic DNA contains:
- a CDS encoding FAD-dependent oxidoreductase, which produces MQSIKTDALIIGFGKAGKTLAAYLAKHQVQTVLVEQSDQMYGGTCINIGCIPTKSLVVQAERKVPYADAVRATDELTAFLRQQNFNALDTLTGSTVITGKASFVSAHDITVRTQSSEEIQIQADRIFINTGTVPFLPTIPGLEGSSRIYTSTSLLKESRLPKKLVVIGGGFIGLEYASMYAQYGSQVTVLDTSPRFLPREDDDLAAEIGNVLQQKGITIYNGVRLKEIQPGDALDTVAVSLADGREAALEADAILVATGRQAYTDGLNVAAAGVQTDGHGFIPVNNYLQTNVPHIWALGDINGGPQFTYISLDDFRIIREQLFGSAGRAVTDRKNVPFSVFITPPYAHIGLREKEAAAQGLPVRIHKIPAKVVPRTRILNQTEGLLKAIVHAETDQILGFSLFCAEAHELINLIRLAMNNGVTFSRLTDEIYTHPSMTEAFNYFA; this is translated from the coding sequence ATGCAATCAATAAAAACGGACGCCCTGATTATCGGTTTCGGCAAGGCTGGTAAAACCCTGGCGGCTTACCTGGCTAAACACCAGGTTCAAACGGTGTTGGTGGAGCAATCCGACCAGATGTACGGCGGCACGTGTATCAACATTGGCTGTATTCCGACCAAATCGCTGGTAGTGCAGGCCGAACGGAAGGTTCCCTACGCCGACGCCGTCCGGGCAACCGACGAACTGACGGCTTTTTTGAGACAGCAAAACTTCAACGCGCTCGATACGTTAACGGGCAGTACCGTCATCACCGGCAAAGCGTCCTTCGTCAGCGCCCACGATATAACCGTCCGAACCCAGTCGTCCGAAGAAATCCAGATTCAGGCCGACCGGATTTTTATCAATACAGGTACCGTCCCGTTTCTCCCGACGATACCGGGTCTGGAAGGTTCGTCGCGCATTTACACCAGCACGTCTCTGCTGAAAGAAAGCCGGTTACCGAAAAAGCTGGTCGTTATCGGGGGCGGATTCATCGGGTTGGAATACGCGTCGATGTACGCGCAGTACGGTTCACAGGTAACGGTGCTGGATACGTCGCCCCGCTTTCTGCCCCGGGAGGATGACGACCTGGCTGCCGAAATCGGTAACGTTCTGCAACAGAAAGGGATTACCATCTACAACGGAGTTCGTCTGAAGGAAATTCAGCCCGGCGATGCGCTTGATACCGTTGCCGTTAGCCTGGCCGATGGTCGTGAAGCCGCCTTGGAAGCCGATGCGATTCTGGTTGCGACGGGTCGGCAGGCCTATACCGACGGACTGAATGTAGCGGCCGCGGGCGTACAGACGGACGGGCATGGCTTTATTCCGGTCAATAACTACCTGCAAACCAACGTACCCCACATCTGGGCGCTAGGGGATATCAATGGCGGTCCGCAGTTTACCTACATTTCGCTGGATGATTTCCGGATTATCCGCGAGCAACTGTTTGGCTCGGCGGGCCGGGCCGTAACCGACCGTAAAAACGTGCCCTTCTCGGTGTTTATAACCCCACCTTACGCCCACATCGGGTTGCGGGAGAAGGAAGCAGCCGCGCAGGGGCTTCCGGTTCGAATTCATAAAATACCGGCCAAAGTGGTACCGCGTACCCGGATTCTGAACCAGACCGAAGGGCTGCTAAAAGCCATCGTCCATGCCGAGACTGACCAGATTCTGGGCTTTTCGTTGTTTTGCGCCGAGGCCCATGAACTGATTAACCTGATTCGGCTGGCCATGAACAACGGCGTTACCTTTTCCCGGCTGACGGATGAAATTTACACCCATCCATCCATGACCGAAGCTTTCAACTATTTCGCCTGA
- a CDS encoding cupin domain-containing protein codes for MEQGGNLFSAIPGLLPEELFEELLTHKGLKIERIVSKGHASPEGFWYDQPENEWVLVVKGEARLRLWGQEKPVTLSAGSYLNLPAHVKHRVEWTTEHEETIWLAIFY; via the coding sequence ATGGAGCAAGGCGGAAACCTGTTTTCGGCTATACCGGGCTTGTTGCCCGAAGAACTGTTTGAAGAATTGCTGACGCACAAGGGCCTCAAAATAGAACGGATCGTCTCCAAAGGTCACGCGTCGCCGGAAGGGTTCTGGTACGATCAACCCGAAAACGAATGGGTGCTGGTGGTAAAGGGGGAAGCCCGGCTCAGGCTCTGGGGGCAGGAAAAACCGGTTACGCTGTCGGCGGGTAGTTACCTGAACTTACCGGCTCACGTCAAACACCGGGTCGAATGGACCACCGAACACGAGGAAACCATCTGGCTGGCCATCTTTTACTAA
- a CDS encoding 2Fe-2S iron-sulfur cluster-binding protein, whose protein sequence is MEENENVPLTEDEKKLFEDLMPEELDEIMATGVNRRHFLKLMALASGGVLAHQASAAEQVFTRPISEPLPGEPAPAAIENGVTVTFRVNGSAKKLLVDSRMTLLDTLRERLGLTGSKKGCDHGQCGACTVMVDGRRVLSCLTLAATCEGQSVQTIEGLAKGAELHPMQTAFLKHDGFQCGFCTPGQICSAVALLEEAKQGQASYVTATVRAKPAPVVLSDEEIRERMSGNLCRCGAYPNIVAAIQEVHSGKPVEQNWQFAG, encoded by the coding sequence ATGGAAGAAAACGAAAACGTTCCTCTGACGGAGGACGAAAAAAAGCTGTTTGAAGATCTGATGCCGGAGGAGCTCGACGAAATTATGGCAACCGGTGTCAACCGGCGTCATTTTCTGAAGCTCATGGCGTTGGCCAGCGGAGGGGTCCTGGCCCACCAGGCTTCCGCGGCCGAGCAGGTCTTCACCCGTCCAATCAGCGAGCCCTTGCCCGGTGAACCCGCCCCAGCTGCCATTGAAAACGGCGTGACGGTGACATTTCGGGTGAACGGTTCTGCCAAAAAACTGCTCGTGGATTCGCGCATGACGCTGCTGGACACCCTGCGTGAACGGCTGGGCCTAACCGGCTCCAAGAAAGGCTGTGACCACGGTCAGTGCGGAGCCTGTACAGTGATGGTCGACGGTCGACGGGTTTTGTCCTGCCTGACGCTGGCGGCCACCTGTGAAGGCCAGTCGGTACAAACCATCGAAGGGTTGGCTAAAGGGGCTGAACTGCACCCCATGCAGACGGCTTTTCTGAAACACGACGGCTTTCAGTGCGGCTTTTGCACACCCGGTCAGATCTGCTCGGCGGTGGCCCTGCTGGAAGAAGCCAAACAGGGGCAGGCCAGTTATGTAACGGCTACAGTGCGCGCCAAGCCCGCTCCGGTTGTTCTTTCGGATGAAGAGATTCGCGAACGGATGTCGGGAAATCTGTGCCGTTGCGGGGCCTATCCGAACATTGTAGCGGCTATTCAGGAAGTTCACAGTGGCAAACCCGTGGAGCAAAACTGGCAATTTGCGGGCTAA
- a CDS encoding FAD binding domain-containing protein codes for MRPFKYTRASDVSSAIQQLAANPRARFLAGGTNLLDLMKEDVERPDELIDITRLGLSQIKLITSGTRQNGVAIGGLGKNVDLANHPLIRQNYPLLTQAILAGASGQIRNMATNGGNLLQRTRCPYFYEVSMPCNKREPGTGCGAREGINRLHAIFGWSDQCVAVYPSDMAVALAALDAVVKIRNAQGQERELPFTDFHRLPGNEPEKDTNLNHGELITSIELPLNKLASHSYYLKVRDRASYAFALVSVAAALELQDNRITQARIALGGVAHKPWRAYTAEKMLIGQEATESAFQRAADAEMAQAKPLEHNQFKVTLGNRSLVRALQMALAGSGS; via the coding sequence ATGAGACCTTTTAAATATACCCGGGCCAGCGACGTTTCCTCGGCCATCCAACAGCTCGCGGCCAATCCACGGGCCCGGTTTCTGGCGGGCGGCACCAACCTGCTGGACCTGATGAAAGAAGATGTGGAACGGCCCGACGAGCTGATCGACATTACCCGGCTTGGCCTTTCCCAGATTAAACTTATTACCAGCGGCACCCGCCAGAACGGAGTTGCCATCGGTGGTCTGGGCAAAAACGTTGATCTGGCCAACCATCCGCTGATACGCCAGAACTACCCGCTGCTTACCCAGGCCATTCTGGCCGGTGCATCCGGCCAAATCCGGAACATGGCCACCAACGGAGGAAACCTGTTGCAGCGAACCCGCTGCCCGTATTTTTACGAAGTTTCCATGCCCTGCAACAAGCGGGAACCCGGAACGGGTTGCGGGGCCCGGGAAGGCATCAACCGGTTGCACGCGATTTTTGGCTGGTCGGACCAGTGCGTAGCTGTCTATCCGTCCGACATGGCCGTTGCCCTGGCCGCACTGGATGCCGTCGTCAAGATTCGCAACGCCCAGGGACAGGAGCGCGAACTTCCGTTTACGGATTTTCACCGGTTGCCGGGAAATGAACCCGAGAAAGACACGAACCTAAACCACGGCGAACTGATAACGTCCATCGAACTGCCCCTCAACAAGCTGGCGTCCCACTCGTATTACCTGAAAGTTCGGGATCGGGCGTCTTACGCTTTTGCCCTGGTTTCGGTGGCGGCCGCGCTGGAACTCCAGGACAACCGGATCACGCAGGCCCGAATTGCCCTGGGTGGTGTAGCCCACAAACCCTGGCGGGCGTATACCGCCGAAAAGATGCTGATTGGTCAGGAAGCGACCGAGTCGGCTTTTCAACGGGCAGCTGATGCTGAAATGGCCCAGGCCAAGCCATTGGAACACAATCAATTCAAGGTTACACTGGGAAACCGAAGCTTGGTCCGGGCGCTGCAGATGGCCCTGGCGGGCAGCGGTTCCTGA
- a CDS encoding xanthine dehydrogenase family protein molybdopterin-binding subunit — translation MQENNKVTGTPVNRVDGILKVTGKAAYSTDYPVKNMAHAVVFKSTIAAGKIRKIDTAAAEKAPGVLAVITHENAPKLDVEGGIRGGALLQSPDIKFYGQHIGLVVAETFEQARSAARLVKVDYQQDAAKTDFEKLASQAVLPKDKERADAKRGDAPAAIWGAAHKVEAVYETPIEHHHPMEPHATIAQWEGDNLVLYNSSQIVNGAQMAAAKTLQLKPEQVRIISPYIGGGFGSKGGQWASLVLTAVAAKRVNRPVKLALTRQQLFTSVGLRQHNLQKVSLAATPEGKLMALAHETTTHCAIDNEFVEPCGDCSKIMYDTPNSLITYRVVPMNLILPTYTRGPGKSTGSFALESAIDEMAYQLRMDPVEFRLKNQPERDPSSGKPWSSRATVQCLREGAKAFGWEKRKAEPGQNQQGNHLIGYGVACGTYPAHQRPTSAVVKLRRTGREVTATVELAAADLGTGTHTILAQTAADALQVPLQRITVKIGDSSLPPAAGAVGSVGAASYANAVHDACTKITDELITRSGKQFLVRPNAAQLMVSENITDFQTRVDSKPPENVEDYSCHSFNANFAEVWVDKATGMVRVPRFLAVTGAGTILNPKTARSQIIGGCVWGIGMALTEESVLDPRWGNFVTRSLADYHVPANLDIGTIETRFIREEDKIVNTLGVKGIGEVGIVGVAAAVANAVFNATGKRIRQLPITPDKLL, via the coding sequence ATGCAGGAAAATAACAAAGTAACCGGCACGCCGGTCAACCGGGTCGACGGAATTCTGAAAGTAACGGGCAAAGCCGCCTATTCAACCGACTACCCGGTCAAAAATATGGCCCATGCCGTTGTTTTCAAGAGCACCATCGCGGCTGGTAAAATCCGAAAAATCGATACGGCCGCGGCCGAAAAAGCACCCGGCGTTCTGGCGGTGATTACCCACGAGAACGCCCCCAAGCTCGATGTGGAAGGGGGCATTCGGGGGGGTGCTCTGCTGCAAAGTCCGGATATTAAGTTTTACGGGCAGCACATTGGTCTGGTGGTGGCCGAGACGTTCGAGCAGGCTCGTTCGGCAGCGCGGCTGGTAAAGGTTGACTACCAGCAGGATGCCGCGAAAACGGATTTTGAAAAACTGGCGAGTCAGGCGGTTCTTCCCAAAGACAAAGAACGCGCGGATGCCAAACGGGGGGATGCGCCAGCAGCCATATGGGGAGCCGCCCACAAGGTGGAAGCCGTCTATGAAACCCCGATTGAGCACCACCATCCGATGGAACCCCACGCGACAATTGCCCAATGGGAAGGCGATAATCTGGTGCTTTACAACAGTTCGCAGATTGTTAACGGTGCCCAGATGGCCGCGGCCAAGACGCTCCAGCTCAAGCCCGAACAGGTTCGCATCATTTCACCCTACATTGGCGGGGGCTTTGGCTCCAAGGGCGGTCAGTGGGCCAGCCTCGTGCTCACCGCCGTAGCTGCCAAAAGGGTAAATCGCCCGGTAAAACTGGCCTTGACCCGTCAGCAACTGTTCACCTCGGTGGGGTTGCGGCAGCACAATCTGCAAAAGGTGAGTCTGGCCGCTACGCCGGAAGGCAAGCTGATGGCCCTGGCGCACGAAACGACCACGCACTGCGCCATCGACAACGAGTTTGTTGAACCGTGTGGAGACTGCTCGAAAATCATGTACGATACGCCTAACTCGCTGATTACGTACCGTGTTGTGCCGATGAACCTGATCTTGCCGACGTACACGCGCGGACCGGGAAAATCCACCGGTAGTTTTGCGCTGGAATCGGCCATCGACGAAATGGCCTATCAGCTTCGCATGGACCCCGTTGAGTTTCGGCTAAAAAATCAGCCGGAACGCGATCCCTCCAGCGGCAAACCCTGGTCCTCCCGCGCAACTGTGCAGTGTTTGCGGGAAGGAGCCAAGGCGTTCGGGTGGGAAAAACGCAAGGCGGAACCGGGTCAGAACCAGCAGGGCAATCACCTGATCGGCTACGGTGTGGCCTGCGGTACCTACCCCGCCCACCAGCGCCCTACTTCTGCGGTGGTCAAGCTTCGCCGAACGGGTCGTGAGGTGACGGCAACCGTTGAACTGGCCGCGGCCGACCTCGGAACCGGTACGCATACCATCCTGGCCCAAACGGCCGCCGACGCCCTGCAGGTGCCGCTCCAACGCATTACGGTAAAAATCGGGGATTCCAGCCTTCCGCCGGCTGCGGGTGCGGTCGGGTCGGTGGGCGCGGCCAGTTACGCCAATGCGGTGCACGACGCCTGCACGAAAATTACCGACGAGTTAATCACCCGCTCCGGAAAACAGTTTTTAGTGCGTCCAAACGCGGCCCAGCTCATGGTTTCGGAAAACATAACCGATTTTCAAACCCGGGTAGATTCGAAACCGCCTGAAAACGTCGAAGACTACTCCTGCCATAGCTTTAACGCCAATTTTGCCGAAGTGTGGGTTGATAAAGCCACCGGCATGGTTCGCGTGCCGCGCTTTCTGGCGGTAACCGGCGCCGGAACGATTTTAAACCCCAAAACCGCCCGTTCCCAGATTATCGGGGGCTGCGTCTGGGGCATCGGCATGGCCCTGACCGAAGAATCGGTGCTGGATCCGCGCTGGGGCAATTTTGTCACCCGCTCCCTGGCCGACTACCACGTCCCGGCGAACCTGGATATTGGAACGATCGAAACCCGATTTATCCGCGAAGAAGATAAAATCGTCAATACCCTGGGCGTAAAAGGTATTGGTGAAGTGGGCATTGTCGGCGTAGCGGCTGCCGTGGCCAACGCCGTTTTCAACGCGACCGGCAAACGCATCCGGCAACTGCCCATCACGCCCGACAAACTCCTTTAA
- a CDS encoding DoxX family protein, translating into MNEKTAKRIARVFLGSSLIFAGISHLTFARRDFQAQVPDWVPLPKDDTVVYSGIAEIALGSSLVLTPEKYQQTVGKVAAAFFTAIFPGNVSQYVDKRDAFGLDTDQKRFTRLFFQPVLVYWALKSTDNL; encoded by the coding sequence ATGAACGAAAAAACTGCTAAACGAATAGCCCGTGTTTTTCTTGGCTCAAGTTTGATTTTTGCCGGTATCAGTCACCTGACCTTTGCCCGCAGAGATTTTCAGGCTCAGGTTCCGGATTGGGTACCGTTGCCCAAAGACGATACGGTCGTTTATTCAGGCATCGCGGAGATAGCCCTGGGCAGCAGCCTGGTCCTGACTCCTGAGAAATATCAGCAGACGGTTGGGAAAGTGGCGGCTGCTTTTTTTACGGCAATTTTCCCCGGTAACGTGTCTCAATACGTGGATAAGCGGGACGCCTTTGGTCTGGATACTGACCAAAAGCGGTTTACCCGTCTGTTTTTTCAGCCGGTGCTGGTTTATTGGGCGCTGAAAAGCACGGACAACTTGTAA
- a CDS encoding NAD(P)-dependent alcohol dehydrogenase, with product MIATKGYAAQTKDSGLAPWNFDRREVGAHDVQFDIIYCGVCHSDLHQIKGEWGGEIFPMVPGHEIVGRVIAVGDQVTKFKVGDLAGTGCMVDSCRVCENCQHGLEQYCINGNSLTYNGLEQDHKTPTYGGYSNTIVVNEDFVLHISDKLDLAATAPLLCAGITTYSPLRHWKVGKGHKLAVMGLGGLGHMGIKFGVAFGAEVTVLSTSPKKEEDARKLGAHNFIVTSDPDQLKSVTGYFDFILDTVSAEHDYNQYLALLKTDGVHICVGAPPTPSALMAFSLIPGRKSIAGSNIGGIAETQEMLDFCAENNIVSDIELIDIKDIQSAYERMLKGDVRYRFVIDMATL from the coding sequence ATGATTGCAACGAAAGGTTATGCCGCCCAAACGAAAGATTCGGGCCTGGCGCCCTGGAATTTCGACCGACGCGAAGTTGGTGCACACGATGTTCAGTTTGACATTATCTATTGCGGGGTTTGTCACTCGGACCTCCATCAGATCAAAGGCGAGTGGGGTGGAGAAATCTTTCCGATGGTGCCGGGGCACGAGATTGTGGGTCGGGTGATAGCCGTGGGTGACCAGGTGACCAAGTTCAAAGTCGGCGATCTGGCGGGTACCGGCTGCATGGTTGACTCCTGCCGCGTCTGCGAAAATTGCCAGCACGGTCTGGAGCAGTACTGCATCAACGGCAATTCGCTCACCTACAACGGCCTGGAGCAGGATCACAAAACTCCTACCTACGGTGGTTACTCCAACACGATTGTGGTCAACGAAGATTTTGTCCTGCACATCTCCGACAAGCTGGATTTGGCGGCCACCGCTCCCCTGCTTTGCGCCGGTATCACGACGTATTCCCCCTTACGGCATTGGAAGGTAGGCAAAGGCCACAAACTGGCGGTTATGGGGCTGGGAGGTCTGGGACACATGGGCATAAAATTCGGCGTCGCGTTTGGCGCGGAGGTAACCGTTCTCAGCACATCGCCGAAAAAAGAGGAAGATGCCCGGAAGTTGGGCGCTCACAACTTCATTGTTACCAGTGATCCGGATCAGCTGAAATCCGTCACCGGGTATTTTGACTTTATTCTGGACACGGTTTCCGCCGAACACGACTACAATCAGTACCTGGCCCTGCTGAAAACCGATGGCGTCCATATCTGCGTGGGAGCTCCGCCAACGCCCTCCGCCCTGATGGCTTTCAGCTTGATTCCCGGTCGGAAGAGCATTGCCGGTTCAAACATTGGCGGTATTGCCGAAACCCAGGAAATGCTGGATTTCTGCGCAGAAAACAACATTGTGTCCGATATCGAACTGATCGATATCAAAGACATTCAATCAGCTTACGAACGGATGCTAAAAGGCGACGTGCGGTACCGGTTCGTCATTGACATGGCTACTTTATAA
- a CDS encoding aldo/keto reductase — translation MDYIRLGNTGMMVSRICLGTMTYGTPTERWPWALNEEQSRPFLRQALDLGINFFDTADVYSAGASEEVVGRALRDFARRDEIVLATKVYNPMGPGPNDRGLSRKHILSAIDASLKRLGTDYVDLYQIHRWDANTPIEETMEALHDVVKAGKARYIGASSMYSWQFAKAQYTADRHGWTRFVSMQPHYNLVYREEEREMLPFCADQKIAVIPWSPLARGLLTGGRSKERNETERARTDAFGRSLYSEADFSIADRVTETAQQRGIPAAQVALAWMLSKPVITAPIVGASKPGHIEDAVGALSVRLSEEEIRYLEELYQPHPVSGM, via the coding sequence ATGGATTACATCCGATTGGGTAATACCGGCATGATGGTTTCCCGCATCTGCCTGGGTACGATGACCTACGGCACGCCCACCGAGCGCTGGCCCTGGGCCCTGAATGAAGAACAAAGCCGTCCTTTTCTCCGGCAAGCCCTGGACCTGGGAATCAACTTTTTCGATACGGCCGACGTGTATTCGGCCGGTGCGAGCGAGGAGGTAGTTGGCCGGGCGCTCCGGGATTTCGCCCGCCGTGACGAGATCGTGCTGGCGACCAAAGTGTACAACCCGATGGGCCCCGGCCCCAACGACCGGGGCCTGTCCCGCAAGCACATCCTGAGCGCCATCGATGCCAGCCTAAAGCGCCTGGGTACGGATTATGTCGACCTCTACCAGATTCACCGCTGGGACGCCAACACCCCCATCGAAGAAACAATGGAAGCTCTGCACGACGTGGTAAAAGCGGGCAAAGCCCGGTACATTGGCGCATCGTCTATGTATAGCTGGCAGTTTGCCAAAGCCCAATACACGGCCGATCGGCACGGCTGGACCCGATTTGTGTCGATGCAGCCCCACTACAACCTGGTCTACCGGGAAGAAGAACGGGAAATGTTGCCCTTTTGCGCCGACCAAAAAATTGCCGTCATTCCGTGGTCACCCTTGGCCCGGGGGCTGCTGACCGGTGGGCGCAGCAAAGAGCGGAACGAAACCGAACGGGCGCGGACCGACGCTTTTGGCCGATCGCTGTACAGCGAAGCGGACTTCAGCATCGCCGATCGGGTAACGGAAACTGCGCAGCAGCGGGGCATTCCCGCGGCTCAGGTTGCCCTGGCCTGGATGCTGAGCAAACCCGTCATTACCGCGCCCATCGTCGGCGCCAGCAAACCGGGCCATATCGAGGACGCCGTGGGAGCGTTATCGGTCCGGTTGTCGGAAGAGGAAATCCGTTACCTGGAAGAACTCTACCAGCCCCATCCGGTATCGGGTATGTAA
- a CDS encoding alpha/beta hydrolase — protein sequence MPKNLLLSLALSFTSVLCLAQQEIPLYSGPVPNAKPSDVKEVKRPDLVVSNVVQPTLSIFLPPKDKATGAAVIICPGGGYGVLVMKREGYDVAEAFTKMGVAAFVLKYRLPNEKTMVDPSIGPLQDAQQALKTVRQRAKEWGVDPDRIGIMGFSAGGHLAATAGTHFKKSVVDNSEAVSVRPDFMILIYPVISFRDGIGHSGSRKNLLGASPKPEQVTLFSNELQVERSTPPAFLTHASDDSGVPVKNSLIFYEALQQHGVPADLHLYTKGEHGFLKTPAFEEWFGRIRHWMDQSGLLTP from the coding sequence ATGCCTAAAAACCTTCTACTCAGCCTAGCCCTTAGTTTTACATCCGTTCTGTGCCTGGCGCAGCAGGAAATTCCGTTGTATTCCGGACCAGTGCCGAACGCAAAGCCGTCGGACGTCAAAGAAGTCAAAAGGCCGGATCTGGTCGTGTCCAACGTGGTTCAGCCCACGCTATCGATCTTTCTGCCGCCGAAAGACAAAGCCACCGGAGCCGCTGTGATCATCTGCCCGGGCGGGGGCTACGGTGTTCTGGTGATGAAGCGCGAAGGGTACGATGTGGCCGAAGCGTTCACGAAAATGGGCGTGGCGGCTTTTGTTCTGAAATACCGATTACCCAACGAAAAAACGATGGTTGATCCTTCCATTGGACCGTTGCAGGACGCGCAGCAGGCCCTGAAAACCGTTCGGCAGCGGGCAAAGGAATGGGGGGTCGATCCGGATCGAATTGGCATTATGGGCTTCTCGGCGGGCGGTCACCTGGCGGCCACGGCCGGAACCCATTTCAAAAAATCGGTTGTTGACAATTCCGAAGCCGTCAGCGTCCGGCCGGATTTTATGATTCTGATTTATCCAGTCATCAGTTTTCGGGACGGTATTGGCCACAGCGGGAGCCGCAAAAACCTGCTGGGCGCTTCCCCGAAACCGGAGCAGGTTACGCTGTTCTCCAACGAATTGCAGGTCGAAAGATCGACTCCGCCCGCTTTCCTCACCCATGCCAGTGACGATTCCGGCGTCCCGGTTAAAAATAGCCTGATTTTTTACGAAGCCCTTCAGCAACACGGCGTTCCGGCCGATCTGCACCTGTACACCAAAGGCGAACACGGTTTTCTGAAGACGCCGGCCTTTGAAGAGTGGTTTGGGCGAATCCGGCACTGGATGGATCAAAGTGGCTTGCTAACTCCCTGA